The Verrucomicrobiota bacterium JB022 genome includes the window GTAGGCAAAGGCAAACATGCCGTTGATCCGGCTGAGCGCCTGGCGCTTCCAGGCCTGAAGGGCGCGCAGGAGCACTTCCGTATCGCCTTCGCTGCGGAACGTGTGCCCTTCGGCCTCCAGCAGCGCGCGCAGCTCGCGGTAATTATAGATCTCGCCGTTGAAGACGAGGACGTCTCCCGTTTCGGCGTCGACCCAGGGCTGGGGGCTGCCCTCGACGTCGATGATGCTCAGGCGGCGGTGCGCAAAGGCGTATCCTGGGCCTTGGGCAAACCCTTCCGCGTCCGGGCCCCGACGCTCCAGGCAGGAGGACGCTTCGCGCACCCACTGCAGTGGCAGCGACTCCCGGGTCGAGGCATCAAAGGCTCCGGCAATTCCACACATAAGTCAGTAGACAATAAAGATACGTAAAGGTTCGGTCCGGCTAGGCATCAGTTTAGATAAACCCGTCGAAATCACGGGTCAAAGGCGGAAAAAGCTTCCCCCTTACGGTCCCTGCAGCGGTGGAAACTTTTTCCCCGCAAGTTGGCAAGAGGTGCCTGCCAAAATTGCAAAAATTTCATCTTATTGAAAATCAACGCATTCCAAGAAGTGGCATCGGTTGCGCTTAAAGAATTTTCAGCGAAATACAGCGGCCCGCCGCCGCATCGCGAATCACTCAACTTCACTCAATACACAACCAACCAGCTTCGGAAATATGAGCGACATCGCACTCTCAGCCGGCATGCGGGCAAATCTGGTCTCGCTGCAAAAGACGTCCAACCTGATGAACAAGACCCAGGAGCACCTCTCCACGGGTCGCAAGGTCAACAGCGCGGTCGATAACCCCACCAACTTCTTCGCCGCCTCCAACCTCAACGACCGCGCCGCCCAACTCGAAGCGCGTCTCGACGGCATGGGCCAGGCGATTTCGACCCTGAATGCGGCCGACACCGCCATGACCTCCATGCGCAGCCTTGTCAGCGCGATGAAGGGTGTGGTCGATGAAGCCCTTTCCAGCTCCGACTCCGACGACCGCGCGGTGCTCGGCAAGCAGTTCAACGAACTGCTCTCGCAGCTCGACGGCTTCTCCCGCGATGGCTCTTATAAGGGCGTGAACCTCCTCAAGTCGTCCGAAAGCGGCCGCACCTCCGGCTCCACGACTCAGCTGACGGTTCAGTTCAACGAAAACTTTGGCGAAAGCACGCTCGGCATCCGCGGCGTGAACATCCAGGGCTCCACCGGCGGCGTGTCGCTCGACACCAATGGCGAAATCGCCAACGCCTCCGACATCACCAGCGCCCGCACGATCGGCACCGCTACCGTGTCGCAGCAATACGCGATCACGCTGAATGTCGACGGCGCCGGCCTCACCAGCGGCGGCACCGGCGTAGCCAACCAATCGGTGGTCGGCATCCGCGCCGCCGACGTCACGGGCACGGCCTCCGCCGGCCAGAACGCCAACGGCACCAGCCACTCGATCAGCTTCGTCGACCCCAACACCTATCAGGAAAACCTCCGCGCGATGGTGCAGGACCTCGAGAAGTTCGACCAGGCCTTGGTAAACTCCTCCAAGCAACTGGCCCAGAACGTCAACATCGTGACGGTGCGCCAGGACTTCACGACCGACTTGATCAACACCCTCGAAGAAGGCGCCGACAAGCTGACGCTGGCCGACCTGAACGAGGAAGGCGCCAACTTGCTGGCCCTGCAGACCGCCCAACAGCTGGGCACGCAGTCGCTCTCGCTGGCCTCCCAGTCCAATCAGTCCGTCCTGAGCCTGCTGGGTTAATCCCGCGGCGCGGCCTGAGACGGGAGGCGGCCTGAATCCCCTCCCCTTCCACTTTTTACCGTCGGCTCGCAGAGCGGCGGTCGTTCTTTGACCATAGACCTTTTCTCATTCGACTGAGTCACCTTTCGGACTGCCTTTCCTTTTGACTTTGGGAAGCCCCACGGTGGGGCCTCCCTTGGAGCTAGAACATCTCCATCCTTACCAGAAAGGTAGCCATCATGAACTCCATCGCCCTTAGCGCCGGTATGCGCGCTAACCTCGTGTCGCTTCAGCAATCCTCCAAGCTGCTGGGCAACACCCAAGAACGTCTGGCCACTGGCCGGAAGGTGAACTCGGCCGTCGACAACCCGACGAACTTCTTCGCCGCCTCCAACCTCAACGACCGTGCTACGCTCCTCGAAGCACGCCTTGACGGCATGGGCCAGGCGGTGAGCACGCTCGAAGCCGCCGACAATGGTATTACTGCCATGCGGGGCATCGTGAGTGCGATGAAGGGCGTGGTTGACGAAACCCTGTCCAGCTCCGACTCCACGGACCGCGCGAACCTGGGCAAGCAGTTCAACGAGCTGCTCGTCCAACTGAAGACTTTTGCGGACGACTCTTCCTACAAGGGCGTCAACCTGCTGAAGTCCG containing:
- a CDS encoding flagellin → MSDIALSAGMRANLVSLQKTSNLMNKTQEHLSTGRKVNSAVDNPTNFFAASNLNDRAAQLEARLDGMGQAISTLNAADTAMTSMRSLVSAMKGVVDEALSSSDSDDRAVLGKQFNELLSQLDGFSRDGSYKGVNLLKSSESGRTSGSTTQLTVQFNENFGESTLGIRGVNIQGSTGGVSLDTNGEIANASDITSARTIGTATVSQQYAITLNVDGAGLTSGGTGVANQSVVGIRAADVTGTASAGQNANGTSHSISFVDPNTYQENLRAMVQDLEKFDQALVNSSKQLAQNVNIVTVRQDFTTDLINTLEEGADKLTLADLNEEGANLLALQTAQQLGTQSLSLASQSNQSVLSLLG